The nucleotide sequence AGCCCTTGGACCGCACTTGGATAAAGCACGAAGAAATTGCCAATGGCGGTCAACTAACTTTTATAATGGCAAAAGAGCCACACCTTTTAATTAATCAACAATCATCTAAATCCACATTATGAGACTTTTATTTTTATTGTGTACCTTGTTAGTAGTATCGTGTAAAGGAAAAATGGAAAAATTACCGGAAGTGGTTCCATTGGACCATCCTGCCATTGTGGAACAAGAATTTATTTATGAATTGGAAGATGCACTTACCCCTGAATGCCATGCCTCTACAGTAGAAGTAAGCAATGGGACCGTAATAGCCTCTTGGTTTGGTGGTACCGAAGAAAAAAATGATGATGTTGGCATTTGGGTATCACGAAAGACTGGCGGTTCATGGTCTACCCCGAAAGAAGTAGTGAACGGGGTACAGGAAGATGGCAGTAGATACCCATGTTGGAACCCAGTATTATTTAAACCCAAAGACCAACCACTAATTTTATTTTACAAGGTAGGACCAAGTCCTACCGAATGGTGGGGATTATATATGACTTCCAATGATGATGGAAAAACTTGGTCCAAGCCAATACATCTACCAGAAGGTATTCTGGGGCCCATTAAAAATCAGCCCATACAATTGGCCAGTGGTGAAATACTCTCTCCATCAAGCACGGAAGACGATACTGACGGATGGAAAATACATCTAGAACTAAGTTCTGATAACGGAAAAACATGGTCCAAAACCCAGCCCCTTAATGATGGAAAGGAATTTGGCGCCATTCAACCCGTGGTACTAAATTATGGAAATGGCAAATTACAGCTTTTAAGCAGAACTGAAAACGAACTTGTTACTCAAAATTGGTCCTCGGATTACGGTAGTACTTGGAGTAAGATGACGGCCACCTCCCTACCCAATCCCAATTCTGGTATTGATGGCGTAAGCCTAAAAGATGGGCGCCAATTGTTGGTATACAACCCTACCGGGAAAAATTGGGGAGATCGAGTGCCATTGAGCCTGGCCCTGTCCAATGACGGCACAAATTGGAAACGTGTTTTGGACCTGGAACCCTTAAGGGAAAATACGGATAAGGAAGGGGAAGAATATTCCTACCCTACCATGATACAGGCTCCTGATGGGAAAGTACATATTGTATATACATGGAACAGAAAAACAGTAAAATACATTGTTTTGGATCCGCAAAAACTTAATTAAAAACAATAATGGGAAAATGGTTAAGGGTAATGCTTAAAATTTTGGGAGTATTGATAATACTCTTGGTTATTCTTTTCTTTTTTGCGACAAGCACTATTGACACTACACCATATTTTGAAACGGAGTATTATAGCAATACTATTGAAAATATAGAAGAAGCCGTAAAAAATAAAACCGATGCCAAAGGCCCGCTACTTGCTGGATTCGCAAGGACAAATATCACCCCAAAAATCACAGGTGGTACTCCGGATCCCACCAAAGGAGAATTCAACAATATTAAAATGGCCGGTTATGGCAACGGTAAAATTGCGACCTCTGTTCACGATTCCATTTTCGCCAAAGCAATTGCTCTTGAAGTCGGTAATGAAACCGTTGTTCTGATCAATGCCGATCTAGTGGCAATACCGGAAGATGTTGTTAATAAGGTTACCGACAACCTTAAGGGTAAAATTTCCAGAAAACAGCTTTTTTTTGGGGCTACCCACACCCATTCCAGTATTGGTAATTGTATGCCCGGTTATGTGGGCAAGAGTTTCGGTGGGGAATTTCAACCAGAGGTAGTAGCATGGCTCGGCCAGAAATTTTCCTCCCTCATTTTAAAGGCCTTGGCAGATAAACAACCCGCACAATTTTCTTCGGGCTATATTAAAGTCCCCAATTTGGTGCGGAATAGGATCATTGGTGAATCTGGGCGACTCAATGATAAATTGGACCTTTTATCCTTTATTCAGGAAAACGGCAAAAAGGCTACTATCGGCGCTTTTTCTGCACATGCCACCGTAATAGGTACCGATAACGAACAATATACGGGTGATTATCCGGGATACTTTCAACGGCATTTGGAAAAGAATGGGGTTGACCTAGCCATGTTCTTCGCCGGTACGGTAGGAAGTCATTCCAATAAAGGAATAGGCGAGAAATTCGAAAAAGCCAAATACATTGGTGAAACCCTTGCCGATTCGGCCAGATCTGCACTGAACAAAATGGAATATCAGGCAGATATGGACTTAACTGCGATATCTTCGGAAATAGAAATTCCAAAGCTGCAGTTCCTATACATATCGGACCGCTTGCGGCTGTCCCCCTATCTTGGCAGCAAACTGATGCCCAAGATGAACCCTATCCAGGTACAAGGCCTTAAACTCAACAACCTCATCTGGCTTGCCCTGCCTTATGAATTAAGCGGGGAATACGGTCTGGATTTAAAAAATGCCTTGGAACTTCAGGGATATAATTCCGTTCTCAGCAGTTTTAACGGTCAATACCTGGGCTATATCGTACCACAAAAGTACTATTATTATGACACCTATGAAGCTCGGTTAATGGGATGGTACGGGCCAAGTATGGGCGATTATCTCATGGAACTCAATTTTAAATTGGCCAATGAATTAACGCATACCAAGCTATAAAACATAAATAATGAAAACTTTAAAAAAGGCCTTAAAAATTCTTGGGATAGGTATACTGCTACTGATAATCGTTGGGGCATCGGTATTGATGTACAACTGGCGCGACCGCCATCCGGACTATTCCATCGATCTTAAAATTGATAATAAAACCCCGCAACCCATAAAAGCGGGATTTGCAAAAAGACCCATTACCCCTACCATTGTAGACACTTGGAACGATGCCAATGGAAACAACAAATACAGCAAGGCCGAAGGCGACACCTATAACGACAACAATAACAATGGGAAATTTGATGCTTATTGGATAGCAGGGATGAGCAATGCAAAACCTGCCCAAGGGGTACATGACGATGTTTGGTCCAGGGTAATGCTTATCGATGATGGCAATACAAGAATAGCCATGATTTCTATGGATGCCATCGGTTTTTTACATGGCGATGTAATCGATATCAGAAAACGAATACCTGCAGAGCTGGGAATAGATTACACCTTATTATCCTCTACCCACACCCACGAGAGCAATGACCTTGTGGGCATCTGGGGCAAAAACATCTTTAATTCCGGAGTAAATCCAGAAATGATGGAATATGTCAAATCCCAAACCGTTGCTGCCATTACAGAGGCAGCCAATAATCTACGCCCGGCTAAATTGGTTTTTGCCGAAGACCTTTCCGGGGAAGATGGCAAACTCATCAAAGACACCCGAAAACCTATTGTTAAGGCCACGGGAATACATTTAATGCAGGTTTTGGATGCCGAAAACGATACCACCATGGGAACCCTTATCAATTGGGCCAACCACCCGGAAACATTAT is from Arenibacter algicola and encodes:
- a CDS encoding sialidase family protein, whose translation is MRLLFLLCTLLVVSCKGKMEKLPEVVPLDHPAIVEQEFIYELEDALTPECHASTVEVSNGTVIASWFGGTEEKNDDVGIWVSRKTGGSWSTPKEVVNGVQEDGSRYPCWNPVLFKPKDQPLILFYKVGPSPTEWWGLYMTSNDDGKTWSKPIHLPEGILGPIKNQPIQLASGEILSPSSTEDDTDGWKIHLELSSDNGKTWSKTQPLNDGKEFGAIQPVVLNYGNGKLQLLSRTENELVTQNWSSDYGSTWSKMTATSLPNPNSGIDGVSLKDGRQLLVYNPTGKNWGDRVPLSLALSNDGTNWKRVLDLEPLRENTDKEGEEYSYPTMIQAPDGKVHIVYTWNRKTVKYIVLDPQKLN
- a CDS encoding neutral/alkaline non-lysosomal ceramidase N-terminal domain-containing protein, producing MGKWLRVMLKILGVLIILLVILFFFATSTIDTTPYFETEYYSNTIENIEEAVKNKTDAKGPLLAGFARTNITPKITGGTPDPTKGEFNNIKMAGYGNGKIATSVHDSIFAKAIALEVGNETVVLINADLVAIPEDVVNKVTDNLKGKISRKQLFFGATHTHSSIGNCMPGYVGKSFGGEFQPEVVAWLGQKFSSLILKALADKQPAQFSSGYIKVPNLVRNRIIGESGRLNDKLDLLSFIQENGKKATIGAFSAHATVIGTDNEQYTGDYPGYFQRHLEKNGVDLAMFFAGTVGSHSNKGIGEKFEKAKYIGETLADSARSALNKMEYQADMDLTAISSEIEIPKLQFLYISDRLRLSPYLGSKLMPKMNPIQVQGLKLNNLIWLALPYELSGEYGLDLKNALELQGYNSVLSSFNGQYLGYIVPQKYYYYDTYEARLMGWYGPSMGDYLMELNFKLANELTHTKL